Proteins encoded within one genomic window of Candidatus Poribacteria bacterium:
- a CDS encoding NAD(P)-dependent oxidoreductase encodes MAKVGLIGVGNMGMGMSRNILKAGHELTVYDVRPEPLETLAQEGAHTATSPREVGAAADTVFIMVLNVEQVKAALLTEDGLLAGLKPGGTVICTATIGRAQVMEAAELVTEKGFNMVDAPVSGGAPGAAAGTLTMMVSAPNETFEASKPVLEAVGRDIYHVGEEIGMGQTVKSALAVLIGVNYAGIFEALTLAVKAGVTPETLRDVVSTSVAGNFLFRDTTQNILDRNFKGQSNIGTMYKDLTLAKNMASDCGVPLFAASAAFELFQAGKAVNPDEDNWTIIKILENIAGVEVRKTE; translated from the coding sequence ATGGCAAAAGTTGGATTAATCGGCGTTGGCAACATGGGGATGGGGATGTCAAGAAACATCCTGAAAGCTGGACACGAACTTACAGTGTATGATGTCCGCCCGGAGCCGTTGGAAACCCTTGCACAAGAGGGCGCACATACGGCGACATCACCGCGCGAAGTAGGTGCAGCCGCAGACACCGTCTTTATTATGGTGCTGAATGTTGAACAGGTCAAAGCAGCACTTCTTACAGAAGACGGGCTGCTGGCGGGACTCAAACCCGGAGGCACCGTCATCTGTACGGCAACCATCGGACGCGCACAGGTGATGGAGGCCGCTGAACTCGTAACAGAAAAAGGGTTTAATATGGTCGACGCGCCTGTCAGTGGCGGGGCACCCGGTGCAGCCGCGGGGACCCTCACAATGATGGTATCCGCACCAAATGAAACCTTTGAAGCCTCGAAACCCGTGCTTGAAGCCGTCGGACGAGACATCTATCACGTTGGCGAGGAGATTGGGATGGGGCAAACCGTCAAGTCGGCACTCGCAGTCCTCATCGGTGTGAACTATGCCGGTATCTTTGAAGCATTGACGTTAGCAGTAAAGGCAGGTGTAACGCCGGAAACACTTCGCGACGTAGTGAGCACGAGCGTTGCTGGTAATTTTCTCTTCAGAGACACAACGCAAAATATATTGGATCGGAATTTCAAGGGGCAAAGTAATATCGGCACGATGTATAAGGATCTCACTTTGGCAAAAAATATGGCAAGCGATTGTGGCGTGCCGCTTTTCGCAGCAAGTGCCGCTTTTGAACTGTTTCAAGCCGGAAAAGCAGTAAACCCTGATGAGGATAACTGGACGATTATCAAAATCCTTGAAAATATTGCAGGTGTCGAGGTCCGAAAAACGGAATAA
- a CDS encoding sugar phosphate isomerase/epimerase, which yields MFKLGTITDGISRNFEYALDTMVETGLEYVELQYLWEKQVGDLTDADIEQVKGLIEERDLKVSCISHHNLSALPVDTAVDAPAYQAHITTLQRCIDVAQALGTHLVRIFSFRKEMVLFGADPVISEGAWTTLLNRLEEPVRIADAAGITLVIETAISGNVTSAHLARKLIDELDAPHLKVLWDPCSSLYCTEIPYPDGYEVIREHIAHVHLKDGVVNLPAATFDFCAMRQGQMDPYYNDIMNALKRDGYEGAISLESVYTPVDGTREDGFRESLPVFMELMGR from the coding sequence ATGTTCAAATTGGGAACGATCACAGATGGAATCAGCCGGAACTTCGAGTATGCGCTCGACACGATGGTAGAAACTGGATTGGAATACGTTGAATTACAGTATCTTTGGGAAAAGCAGGTTGGGGATCTGACAGATGCCGACATCGAACAGGTCAAGGGATTAATCGAGGAACGTGATTTAAAGGTGTCGTGTATTTCTCACCACAATCTCTCAGCACTTCCTGTGGACACAGCAGTCGATGCTCCTGCGTATCAAGCACACATTACGACATTACAACGCTGTATCGATGTCGCGCAGGCACTCGGGACGCATCTGGTTCGCATTTTCAGTTTCCGAAAGGAGATGGTGCTTTTCGGGGCAGACCCCGTTATCTCCGAAGGTGCTTGGACGACACTCCTGAACAGGTTAGAAGAACCGGTACGAATCGCTGATGCAGCGGGTATCACGCTTGTTATCGAAACCGCAATCTCAGGTAACGTCACATCCGCACACCTCGCAAGAAAGTTGATTGATGAATTGGACGCGCCACACCTGAAAGTCCTCTGGGATCCGTGCAGCTCGCTCTATTGTACCGAAATTCCGTATCCGGATGGGTACGAGGTTATCCGTGAGCACATTGCCCACGTTCATCTCAAAGATGGCGTTGTGAACCTTCCAGCGGCGACATTCGATTTCTGTGCCATGCGCCAAGGACAGATGGATCCTTACTACAATGACATCATGAATGCGCTGAAACGGGATGGATACGAGGGTGCAATCTCCTTAGAGAGCGTCTACACCCCAGTAGACGGAACGCGTGAGGACGGATTTCGGGAATCGCTACCTGTCTTTATGGAACTCATGGGACGATAG
- a CDS encoding MTH1187 family thiamine-binding protein, whose product MKVIADLCVVPIGVGVSVSKYVTACEKVLKAAGLETKLHAYGTNIEGEWDVVFTAIRRCHEVVHEMGAPRITTTLKFGTRVDRTQSMDDKVSSVEKQLKTE is encoded by the coding sequence ATGAAGGTTATCGCGGATCTCTGTGTTGTTCCAATAGGTGTCGGCGTATCGGTCTCAAAATACGTCACTGCGTGTGAAAAAGTGCTGAAGGCAGCAGGTTTGGAGACAAAACTGCACGCCTATGGCACTAACATTGAAGGCGAATGGGATGTTGTATTTACAGCAATTCGGCGGTGTCACGAAGTCGTCCATGAGATGGGTGCCCCGCGAATCACAACGACGCTCAAGTTTGGCACACGGGTCGATAGGACACAAAGCATGGATGATAAGGTTAGCAGCGTCGAAAAGCAGTTAAAGACAGAATGA
- a CDS encoding aldo/keto reductase yields MRQRKLGNTGLTVSEIGMGTWELGGREWGDIGETDAVDLLRYAFESGVTYYDTADQYGGGRAERLLGEAFSTLGNRVIIATKLGYELDSDGWISHGWEHPSFNVSPDYIRLSVEGSLTRLKRDVIDIYQFHSPPPADAWDDAFGTMEALKTEGKIRFYGLCLGSEADALKAIAEAGISSMMLTYNILTQEMATPVMETAAKNGIAVTVRQPLSSGLLSGHLGPDTVFAENDYRKTWPREKFLSDLARVEQIKSIVGNKARSLPQAALKFILAHPAVSCVVPGMMTPAQVDDGVATSGAALLPSGILEQLRND; encoded by the coding sequence ATGCGCCAACGCAAATTAGGGAATACAGGGTTAACCGTTTCTGAAATCGGCATGGGAACATGGGAACTCGGAGGCCGTGAATGGGGAGACATCGGTGAAACCGATGCTGTGGATCTCCTCCGATACGCCTTCGAAAGTGGTGTCACCTATTACGATACAGCAGACCAATATGGTGGAGGTCGCGCGGAACGGTTACTGGGTGAAGCCTTCTCAACTCTCGGTAATAGAGTTATCATTGCCACGAAACTTGGCTATGAATTGGATTCCGATGGCTGGATTAGCCATGGATGGGAGCATCCATCGTTCAACGTCTCACCGGATTATATCCGTCTGTCAGTTGAGGGGAGTCTCACGCGATTGAAGCGAGATGTTATAGACATCTACCAATTCCACTCGCCGCCCCCTGCGGATGCTTGGGACGACGCATTCGGGACAATGGAGGCACTCAAAACCGAAGGCAAAATCCGCTTTTATGGATTGTGTCTCGGGAGTGAGGCAGATGCACTAAAGGCAATAGCAGAAGCCGGTATCTCTTCGATGATGCTCACCTATAATATCCTCACCCAAGAGATGGCAACACCTGTGATGGAAACCGCTGCCAAGAATGGGATTGCTGTTACTGTCCGACAACCGTTGTCGTCCGGTTTACTCTCTGGACACCTCGGACCGGATACTGTCTTTGCGGAGAACGATTATCGGAAGACGTGGCCCCGTGAGAAATTCCTCTCGGATCTGGCGCGTGTGGAACAGATTAAGTCAATCGTTGGAAATAAAGCGCGCAGTCTCCCTCAAGCCGCCCTCAAATTCATTTTGGCGCATCCGGCTGTCTCCTGTGTTGTTCCGGGGATGATGACCCCAGCGCAAGTTGACGACGGCGTTGCGACTTCGGGTGCAGCACTTTTACCCTCGGGTATTTTGGAACAACTACGCAACGATTAA